The DNA segment GCCGCCTCCATGGCGAGGAACTGCTGGGTGAGCGTCTGCTGCTCCAGGTCGAGCCGGCTCTGGAAGGCGGTGATCTGGTCGGAGATCTGGCGGATCTGGTCGCTGAGCGACTGCTCGATGGAGGGGATGACGCCGCTCACCCCGCCGAGGGCGTTGCCGGCCATGCTGTCCACGTAGCGGCTCAGCTGGTCGACGACGCCCGTGCCGCTGCCGTTGGTGAGGAGCGCCAGCACCGCCTGGGGGTTGGCCTGGAGGGCGGCGCTCAGCTTGGCGGAGTCGGTGACGGCCAGCTGGTTGTCCGTGCCGCTGGTGCCGATGCCGATGTCGGCCAGGCTCTGGTAGGTCGTCGCGCCGGCGACGGCGGAGGTGACGATCTGGCGGAGCCGGAAGGCCATCCCCTGCGCCGCCAGATCGTTGGCCAGGGGCCCGTCGTCGGCGGTGGTGCTGGGATCGCCCAGGGTGGTCTCCTTCTGGAGGAGTCCCACCAGCTTGTTGTACTCGCTGACGAAGGCGTTGACCGCGTCGGTGAAGGGCTGCTGGTTGGCCGAGACCGTGATGGTGGCCGTGCCGACGCCGGTCAGCGTCATGGTCAGGCCGCTGAGGGCGCCGGTCAGCGTGACGGTGTTGGTGTGGCTGGTCTGCGGGTAGCCCGCGTTCTGGCCCTGGACGACGAAGCTGGCGTCGCCGCCGTAGACCGCGGGGGCTCCCGCCGTGAACCCGAGATCGGCGGCCAGGGCGCCGGTGTCCGCGGTGAGCGCCAGCGAGGCTTGGCTGCCGGTGGCAGAGCCGACCAGCTGCATATACCCGTTGGGGCCCAGCGTCAGCTGGACGGCGCCGCCCGTGCGGGTCGCCACCGCCTCGGCCACCTGGGCCAGCGTCTGGTTGGGGTCGTAGCCGACGCTGACCGTGGTGCTGTTGCCGCTGCTGTCGGTGTAGACGATGGTCCACGCGCCCGAGGAAGTGATCCCGAACTGGTTCTGCAGCGTGTCGTTGGGGTTGACCTTGGAGACGTTCACGTTGCCGGTGATCACCGGCCCCGTGGCCAGCGCCTTGACCTGGACGGCGTAGCTCCCCGGCGTCGCGCCGTTCGTCCCGGAGACGGCGAGGACGCCCGTGTCGCTGGAGCTGGCGGTCACCGCGCTGAAGAGCGTGCTCTGGGTGAGCGCCTGGGCGGCCGACTCGAAGGCCTGGAGCTCGCTCTGGATGGTCGACCAGGCGCTCGAGGCGGCCTGGAGCGCGCCCTGCTGCTGCTGCATCTGGGTGATCGGCTGGCTGTCCAGCTGGATCAGCTGCTGGACGATGGACTGCCAGTCGATGCCCGAGCCCAGGCCCGTGAACTGGACCGGCGGGGTGCTGCTCACGCTCCCGACCTCCCCGGGACCCGCATCCTCGCAGGAAGGGGCCCGTCTCGGCCTCTCCTTCGAACGCCGGCGGCGCCGCTTGAGGGGGAACCGGGGCGGCCCCTCCCCCGTCTTGCCGCGAGGGACGGGCTTGGAAGGAGGTGGAGCCGATGGCGGGACGAGAGGAGGCGACGGGCGGCAGGCCGCCCGAGGTGACGGCGGCGCTGCGGCGGCTGCGCGACGCCGGCGGCAGGGCGGAGGCGGCGCGGCGGAACCTGGAGGATCTCCTCGCCGGGCGCTGGGACGGCAAGCGCTGGACCTGGCTGGCCAAGCGTGACGGCGTCCCGCACCTCTACCGGCTGACGCCCTTCACCCGGGTGCTGGCCGCCTGGATGGGCGAGGAGCCGCCGGCGCCGCCGACACCGGAGGAGCTGGAGGCCGAGCTGGAGCGCTGCCGCTGGGAGCGGCTGCGGCTCCAGGCGGAGACGCGCGCCCTCCTCGAGAGCTGGTGGAGGAAGCGCTACCCGGGCCTTCACCCCGGCGGGGCGGCGGAGGAGGGGCGGGCCCCCGGCGGCTGAGGGCGGCGGCTGGCCACCGCCTGCGGCGCGCGGGGCGGGCCGCGGACCCGGGGGCGGGCCGGTCATCCCGGCCCGCCCCCGTCGCTGCGGCTCAGAGGTCGTACTGCGCCCGCACCAGCTCGAGGATCCCCTTCTTCTCCAGCAGGCGGAAGGGGACGCGCAGGGTGAGCTGGACGGCGCCCGGCAGGCGGGCGATCTCCACGCCGCCGGTGACGGTGGCCCGGTTCCGCACCTCCGCCTCGCTGACGCCCAGGAAGCGCGCCGCCCTCCGGATGGCGTTCTCGGTGGCGCGGTTGAGGTCGACGCCGGTGCCGATGAACTGGAGCGGCGCCGCCTCCAGCTCGGGGGTGACGCCGATGCGCTCGCCCAGGGCGCGGGCGGCGGCCGCTTCCTCGGGCGTGAAGGGGCGGGCGATGGGCGGCAGGTCCTCGGGCCTCGGCAGGAGGATGGGCCCCTCCAGCTCCAGGCCGGGGAGGAGGTCGACGCGGACGGTGACGTCGGCGGTGACGTCGATGGAGTGGAGCGCCAGCTCGCCGCGGCCCATCACCGAGTGGGCGTCGCCCATGTAGACGCCGGCGCCCTCCACCTTGACGGGGCAGAGGAGGACGGCGCCCTCGCGCACGTCGCGGCAGTCGAGGTGGGCGTCGGTGCGGTGCGCCTCCAGCTGCTCCTGGGTGAGCGCGTAGGGGTGGTGGGCGCCGACGAGGCTCGCGCCGAAGTCGCCGGCGTTGTGCGAGTCGGGCATGTCGACGGAGGGCATGGTGCCGATGTTGCCCACGTTGGGGATGACGCGGGCGACCATGCCGCTCAGCGTGTGGGGCGCGTAGAGGACGATGGGGTTCTGCTCGCTGGCCTCGGGGAGGGCCGCTTCCTCGCGCGCGCGGGCGGCGAAGCGGCGGGCGTTGGCCTCGTCGACGGCCAGCGAGACAGTGTAGGCGTCGTCGTAGGTGACGGTGTAGCCCTCCTCGAAGTGGAAGGCGCTGGCCTCGGCGCCG comes from the Bacillota bacterium genome and includes:
- the fliD gene encoding flagellar filament capping protein FliD, with the protein product MSSTPPVQFTGLGSGIDWQSIVQQLIQLDSQPITQMQQQQGALQAASSAWSTIQSELQAFESAAQALTQSTLFSAVTASSSDTGVLAVSGTNGATPGSYAVQVKALATGPVITGNVNVSKVNPNDTLQNQFGITSSGAWTIVYTDSSGNSTTVSVGYDPNQTLAQVAEAVATRTGGAVQLTLGPNGYMQLVGSATGSQASLALTADTGALAADLGFTAGAPAVYGGDASFVVQGQNAGYPQTSHTNTVTLTGALSGLTMTLTGVGTATITVSANQQPFTDAVNAFVSEYNKLVGLLQKETTLGDPSTTADDGPLANDLAAQGMAFRLRQIVTSAVAGATTYQSLADIGIGTSGTDNQLAVTDSAKLSAALQANPQAVLALLTNGSGTGVVDQLSRYVDSMAGNALGGVSGVIPSIEQSLSDQIRQISDQITAFQSRLDLEQQTLTQQFLAMEAA
- a CDS encoding acetamidase/formamidase family protein, which gives rise to MATRVEEVPQIQVTRYTGGLIGPGAGFFGRIPSGGRIRAVTPPGCWGPMITPHFKGGHEVTQPVYVEGARPGDAVAITIERLRVLSHAAATGTMTLNPKAFGDDPFVDKRCPNCGAPWPESRVEGVGEEAVRCARCGAEASAFHFEEGYTVTYDDAYTVSLAVDEANARRFAARAREEAALPEASEQNPIVLYAPHTLSGMVARVIPNVGNIGTMPSVDMPDSHNAGDFGASLVGAHHPYALTQEQLEAHRTDAHLDCRDVREGAVLLCPVKVEGAGVYMGDAHSVMGRGELALHSIDVTADVTVRVDLLPGLELEGPILLPRPEDLPPIARPFTPEEAAAARALGERIGVTPELEAAPLQFIGTGVDLNRATENAIRRAARFLGVSEAEVRNRATVTGGVEIARLPGAVQLTLRVPFRLLEKKGILELVRAQYDL